The genomic stretch ACGCTATCATGTGAAAACCAGTAGTACAAAGTACGTTTACTGACACCCAACCTCTCCGCTATCTGTGTTACTGGGACACCCTTCTTCCGGAGTTTAAGTGCCTGACGTATCACTTCTGTCGGATATTTGTAAGGGCGACCGCGGGGTACCTTTTTAACTACAACCCTGACATTCATACTCTTGAGCGACCTAACAACGGATCGCGGTATAGTTCTCATGACCCCTTCCGTAACGTACAACGTACGCAGCGATGTGTTGTTCAGTAGGAATGCCAACAGATAGACACTCGGTTTAATCTTGAGAAAAACCTCTCTCTCGTGAGGATGTCTGCGTATCAGGTTCATGATCGTCTTTCTATCACCTTTCAGAATGAGCATGTCCAACACCCTGCGCGTGCCTACGATTCTTTCAACCGTTTAAT from Candidatus Micrarchaeota archaeon encodes the following:
- a CDS encoding helix-turn-helix domain-containing protein encodes the protein MLILKGDRKTIMNLIRRHPHEREVFLKIKPSVYLLAFLLNNTSLRTLYVTEGVMRTIPRSVVRSLKSMNVRVVVKKVPRGRPYKYPTEVIRQALKLRKKGVPVTQIAERLGVSKRTLYYWFSHDSVS